The Streptomyces sp. NBC_00335 DNA window CCTCTTCGGTCAGCGAGGGGCGCTGAGCGATAAGCATGTGGATTCCTTCATTCGTGGACGCCCACTATTTGACGCCCGACGGAGTGCAGCACGGGGCTGCTCACACGTGACACTACGAACTACAAGGGTACGGGCGGTACGTCCCCCGCGAGGGGTTCGTACCGCCCGGACACTCAAAGACGCACAGGCGCGAAGCCCGGCGTCGCCGAATCAGACGCGGCGACGCTTGGGCGGACGGCAGCCGTTGTGCGGGGTGGGGGTGACGTCCTGGATCGAGCCGACCTCGAGGCCAGTGGCCTGGAGGGAGCGGATCGCGGTCTCACGGCCGGAGCCGGGACCCTTGACGAAGACGTCGACCTTGCGCATGCCGTGCTCCTGCGCGCGACGGGCGGCCGACTCGGCGGCCATCTGCGCGGCGAAGGGGGTGGACTTGCGCGAGCCCTTGAAGCCGACGTGGCCGGCGGAGGCCCAGGAGATCACGTTGCCCGCGGGGTCCGTGATCGAAACGATGGTGTTGTTGAACGTGCTCTTGATGTGGGCGTGCCCATGAGCGACGTTCTTCTTTTCCTTGCGGCGCACCTTCTTGGCAGCGCCCTGACGACCCTTGGGGGGCATCTAAATCTCCTACGGGAGGTGGTCGGTCCTACAGCGCAAGACCGCTGAACAGGACTACTTCTTGCCCGGCTTCTTCTTACCGGCGATCGCGCGACGCGGACCCTTGCGGGTACGAGCGTTCGTGCTGGTGCGCTGACCGTGCACGGGCAGGCCACGACGGTGGCGAACACCCTGGTAGCACTGGATCTCGACCTTGCGACGGATGTCGGCCTGGATCTCGCGGCGGAGGTCACCCTCGGTGCGGAGGTTGGCGTCCACGTACTCGCGGATCTTGACCAGGTCCTCTTCGGCCAGGTCACGAACGCGGGTGTCGGGGTTCACACCGGTGGCCGCAAGGATTTCCTTGGACCGGGTGCGACCGACACCGAAGACGTAGGTAAGTGCGATCTCCACACGCTTTTCGCGCGGGATGTCAACACCGGAAACGCGTGCCATTCAATGGCTCCTGTGTGTTCGGGGGTCTTCCGCAGAACCGAACCCCGACCGCCGACCACACCTGCTGGGTGGTGGTACGCCCGGGTCCCCGGCCCCCGCCGGAGGTGCCGCCGGTCCTGGTCAGGACTGGGCGGGTTCTGCGTATGTACGTTTTCTTACGTCGCGCGAAGAACTGCGTAGTGCAGGTCGGTCGGCGTGCGTCAGCCCTGGCGCTGCTTGTGGCGCAGGTTGTCGCAGATGACCATGACCCGACCGTGACGGCGGATCACCTTGCACTTGTCGCAGATCTTCTTGACGCTCGGCTTGACCTTCATGTTGGTGAGGTTCTCCGGGTCAGTGCCACCACCCACGCCGGGACAAGACGTCCGGACAGGAGTGAAAGCAAGATCTACTTGTATCGGTAGACGATCCGGCCACGCGTCAGGTCGTACGGAGAGAGCTCCACGACAACCCGGTCATCAGGAAGGATGCGGATGTAGTGCATGCGCATCTTGCCGCTGATGTGCGCGAGGACCTTGTGACCGTTCTGGAGTTCCACCTTGAACATCGCGTTCGGGAGGGACTCGATCACGGTGCCCTCGATTTCGATGGCACCTTGCTTCTTGGCCACGCTTCGCCTTTCGAATCGGCTACCTTGATCAGCTCCCCGCCTTCGCATGAGGACATGCGGGTGCAAAGGAGCCGACGAGTCAGTCTACGTCAGGGCCTTCCGAAAGACGAATCCGGAAAGTGTGCCCTACAGGATAGATCATCAATCCTGCCCATACCGGTCGGCCCACCGGCTTGTGCGTCAGCCCAACGGGTCCGGCGCCGTGCTCACGCCGTACTCCGCCAGCTTCGCCTTGCCGCAGTCCGGGGAGGTGAGGACGATCGGCCCCTCCTCGGTCAGGGCGATGGAGTGCTCCCAGTGCGAGGACCAGGTGCCGTCCGTGGTGATGACCGTCCAGTCGTCCGCCAGGACCTCCGTCTGGGCGGTGCCCAGGGAGACCATCGGCTCGATCGCCAGGCACAGGCCCGGCACGAGCTTGATGCCCTTGCCCCGCTTGCGCGAGACGTAGTTCAGCAGGTGCGGGTCCATGTGCATCTCGGAACCGATGCCGTGGCCGCCGTAGTCCTCGATGATCCCGAACTTGCCGAGGCTGTGCTCACCCGTGGTCGGGCGCGGCTGCCGCTTGATGTAGGTCTCGATCGCCTTCGAGATGTCCACGAGGCGGTTGCCGAGCTTCATGGCGGCGATACCGGCCCACATGGACTCCTCGGTCACCCGGGAGAGCTCCACGAGCTCAGGGGCGTGCCCAGAGCCCACGAAGGCGGTGTACGCGGCATCGCCGTGCCAGCCGTCCACGATCGCGCCGGCGTCGATCGAGATGATGTCGCCGTCCTTGAGGACCGTCTTGTCGTCGGGGATGCCGTGGACCACGACCTCGTTGACCGAGGTGCAGATGGTCGCGGGGAACCCGCCGTACCCGAGGAAGTTCGACTTGGCACCGGCGTCCGCGATCACCTTGCGGGCCACCATGTCCAGATCCCGCGTCGTGGCGCCCGGCACGGCCGCCTCACGGGTCGCCGCGTGGATCGCCGCGACGACCAGCCCCGCCTCGCGCATCTTCGCGATCTGCTCGGGGGTCTTGATCTGCACCATGGACGGGCCTTCCACCTTCGGATTCGGGGTCATGTCAACAGTAAGGCCGCGGCGTCCCGAGGACACCGCGGCCTTGTCTGCACTACGTACTGCGCACTGCGCGGGGACTACTTCTTCAGGGCGTCCATCGCGCGCTGCGTGACGTCCTTGACCTCACCGAGGGCCGGGATCGTCGACACGAGGCCCTGGGCCTTGTAGTAGTCGATGATCGGCTCGGTCTGGGTGTGGTAGACGTCCAGGCGGTTGCGGACCGCGTCCTCGGACTGGTCCTCGCGCACGTACAGCTCGCCGCCGCAGATGTCGCAGACACCCTCGACCTTGGGCGGCTGGTACGCGATGTGGAAGACGTGCCCGCCGTCGTTGCGGCAGGTGCGCCGGCCGGCGAGGCGCTTGACGACCTCGTCCTCCTCGACCTCCAGGTCCAGGACGGCGTCGAGGTTCATGCCCTCGGCCTTCAGCATCACGTCGAGGGCTTCCGCCTGGGACACGTTGCGCGGGAACCCGTCGAGCAGGAAACCGCCGGCGGCGTCCTCCTGCTCCATGCGGTCCTTCGCCATGCCGATGGTGATCTCGTCCGGGACGAGGTCACCCGCGTCCATGAACGCCTTCGCGCGACGGCCGAGCTCGGTGCCCTGGCTGATGTTGGCCCGGAACAGGTCGCCCGTGGAGATGTGCGGGATCGACAAGGTCTTGGCAAGCACAGTCGCCTGCGTTCCCTTGCCCGCGCCCGGCGGGCCGACGAGGACGATTCGCATCAGCGGAGGAACCCTTCGTAATTACGCTGCTGGAGCTGGCTCTCGATCTGCTTCACGGTTTCCAGACCCACACCCACGATGATCAGGATGCTCGTCCCGCCGAACGGGAAGTTCTGGTTCGCTCCGAAGCCGGCCAACGCCATCGTCGGCACAAGAGCGATCAACCCCAGGTACAGCGACCCAGGCCACGTGATCCGGTTGAGTACGTAGCTCAGGTACTCGGCGGTGGGCCGGCCGGCGCGGATGCCCGGAATGAACCCACCATACTTCTTCATGTTGTCTGCAACTTCCTCGGGGTTGAACGAGATCGCCACGTAGAAGAACGCGAAGAAGACGATCAGGAGGAAGTAGGTCGCGATGTAGTACGGGTGGTCACCCTTGACGAAGTGCTTCTGGATCCAGGTGGCCCAGCCGGCGGTGGAACCGCTGAACTGCACGACCAGTGCCGGGATGTAGAGCAGCGACGAGGCGAAGATGACGGGGATGATGCCCGCCTGGTTCACCTTGAGCGGGATGTAGGTCGAGGTACCGCCGTACGCACGGCGGCCGATCATGCGCTTCGCGTACTGGACCGGGATCCGGCGCTGCGCCTGCTCGACGAAGACCACCAGGCCCACCATCGCGAGGCCGACCAGCATGACCACGCCGAACTCGACCCAGCCGTCCGCGATCTTGCCCTGCTCCTTGATGGCCCACAGGGATCCGATGAAGCCCGCGGCGATCGAGATGAACATCAGGATCGACATGCCGTTGCCGATGCCCCGGTCGGTGATGAGCTCACCGAGCCACATGACGACACAGGTGCCGGCGGTCATGGTGAGCACCATGACGACGGTGGTGAAGATCGACCGGTCCGGCACGATCTGACTCGCGACCGAGCAGTTCTGGAAGAGGGCGCCGCTGCGGGCGGTGGCGACGAGGCCGGTGCCCTGCAGGATCGCCAGCGCGACCGTCAGATAGCGCGTGTACTGCGTGATCTTCGACGTGCCGGCCTGGCCCTCTTTCTTGAGGGTCTCCAGCTTCGGAATGACCACGGTCAGCAGCTGCAAGATGATGCTCGCCGTGATGTACGGCATGATGCCGAGCGCGAAGATCGTGATCTGCAGCAGCGCACCGCCACTGAACATGTTGACCAGACCGAAGAGCCCGCCGTTCTGGCCGGACGCCTGATCAACACAGATCTGGACGTTCGTATAGCTCACGCCGGGTACGGGAACGTGGGACCCGAGCCGGAACAGCACGATGATGCCGAGCGTGAAGAGCAGTTTCTTGCGCAGGTCGGGCGTCTTGAACGCCCGGGCGAACGCGGTTAGCACGGTGCCTCCTGCGACCCCCGCGCTACTGCGTCAGAGGTGACGGTCTGAGGGATCGACGAATGTGTACAAGCAAAGGTGCAGGCCACCTTACCGGCGTCTGCACCTTCCATGGAACGACCAACCGGGGATGCCCCATATGTGAGGCACCCCCGGTCGGGTTTCTAGCTATTTGTCACTGAGTTCGTCTTAGACGAGCTCGGTCACAGAGCCACCAGCGGCGGCAATCTTCTCCTTGGCGGAGCCGGAAACGGCGTCAACCGAAACCTGCAGCGCCACGGAGATCTCGCCCTGGCCCAGGACCTTGACGAGGCTGTTCTTGCGAACCGCGCCCTTGGCGACCAGGTCGGCCACCGTGACTTCTCCACCCTCGGGGTAGAGAGCGCCGAGCTTGTCCAGGTTCACGACCTGGAACTCGGTGCGGAACGGGTTCTTGAAGCCCTTGAGCTTCGGCAGACGCATGTGGAGGGGCATCTGCCCACCCTCGAAGCGCTGCGGGATCTGGTAACGGGCCTTCTGGCCCTTCGTACCACGACCGGCCGTCTTACCCTTCGACGCCTCACCACGACCGACACGGGTCTTCGCGGTCTTGGCGCCGGGGGCGGGACGGAGGTTGTGGGCCTTCAGCGGGCTGCTCTCAGCCATGTTAGTCAACCTCCTCAACCGTCACGAGGTGGCGGACGGTGTGAACCATTCCGCGGAACTCGGGGCGGTCCTCCTTGACGACGACGTCGTTCAGGCGCTTGAGCCCGAGCGAACGCAGCGTGTCGCGGTGGTTCTGCTTGCTGCCGATGTACGACTTGATCTGCGTGACCTTGAGGCGAGCCATTACGCACCCGCCCCAGCACGTGCACGGAGCAGAGCCGCGGGAGCGACGTCCTCGAGGGGCAGACCACGGCGAGCCGCGATCTCCTCGGGACGCTGCAGGCCCTTGAGGGCCGCCACGGTCGCGTGCACGATGTTGATCGCGTTGGAAGAACCAAGCGACTTCGACAGGATGTCGTGAACGCCGGCGCACTCCAGAACGGCGCGCACCGGGCCACCGGCGATAACACCGGTACCGGGGGCGGCCGGCTTCAGCAGCACGACGCCCGCGGCACGCTCACCCGTGATCGGGTGAGGGATGGTGCCCTGGATGCGCGGAACCTTGAAGAAGGACTTCTTGGCTTCCTCGACACCCTTGGCAATGGCCGCGGGAACTTCCTTGGCCTTGCCGTAACCGACACCTACAGTGCCGTCACCGTCGCCCACCACGACCAGCGCGGTGAAGCTGAAGCGGCGACCACCCTTGACAACCTTGGCGACGCGGTTGATCGCGACAACGCGCTCAACGTAAGCGGTCTTCTCGGCGGCAGGGCCACCGTCGCGACCCTTCCGGTCCCGCCGCTCGCCGCCACCGGCACCGCTTCCGCGGCGCTGGGGTCCAGCCATTGGATTACCTCTCTCTGTTACGTCCGTGAGTCCCGGAAAACGGGGCTTAGAACTTCAGCCCGGCTTCGCGGGCGGCGTCAGCCAGAGCGGCAATGCGCCCGGCGTATCGGTTGCCACCGCGGTCGAACACGACGGTCTCGACACCCGCGGCCTTGGCACGCTCGGCGACGAGTGCGCCGACGGCCTGGGCCTGCGAGCTCTTGTCGCCTTCGCCACCACGGATCGAAGCGTCCAGGGTCGACGCCGACGCCAGGGTGTGACCCTGGAGGTCGTCGATGACCTGAGCAACGATGTTGCGGTTGGAACGCGTCACGACGAGGCGCGGACGCTCCGCCGTACCCGAGACGTTCTTGCGGATGCGGATGTGGCGGCGGGCCTTGGCGGCACGCTTGTACGCGTCGCCCTTGGCGATCTTTACACCGTATGCCATGGCTACTTACCAGCCTTTCCGACCTTGCGGCGGATGACTTCGCCGGCGTACTTGACACCCTTGGCCTTGTACGGGTCGGGCTTCCGCAGCTTGCGGATGTTGGCGGCGACCTCGCCGACCTTCTGCTTGTCGATGCCCTCGACCGAGAACTTGGTGGGCGACTCGACCTTGAAGGAGATGCCCTCGGGCGCCTCAATCAGGATCGGGTGGCTGTAGCCAAGCTGGAACTCCAGGTTGGAGCCCTTCGCGGCGACGCGGTAACCGACACCGCTGATCTCAAGAGCCTTGACGTAACCCGTGGTCACGCCGGTGATCATGTTCGCCACCAGCGTGCGGGACAGGCCGTGCAGGGCCTTGTTCTGACGCTCGTCGTTGGGGCGGGTGACGTTGAGAACGCCGTCCTCACCCTTGACGATCTCGATCGGCGCCTTGACGGTGAGCGCGAGGGAACCCTTGGGGCCCTTCACAGCCACTGCCTGGCCGTCGATGGTGACGTCCACACCGGCGGGAACCTGGATGGGGAGCTTGCCGATTCGCGACATTGCTTTTCCTCCGTTCCCGACTACCAGACGTAGGCGAGGACTTCCCCACCTACGCCCTTCTTGCCTGCCTGCTGGCCGGTGAGCAGACCGTGGGACGTGGAGATGATCGCCACGCCCAGGCCGCCGAGCACCTTCGGCAGGTTGGTGGACTTTGCGTACACACGCAGACCGGGCTTCGAGATCCGCTTGATGCCCGCAATGGAGCGCTCGCGGTTCGGGCCGAACTTCAGCTCGAGGACGAGGTTCTTGCCGACCTCGGCGTCCTCGACCTTCCAGCCGGTGATGAAACCCTCCTGCTTGAGGATTTCTGCGATGTGCGACTTGATCTTGCTGTGCGGCATCACGACGGAGTCGTGGTACGCCGAGTTAGCGTTACGCAGACGCGTGAGCATGTCTGCGATCGGGTCAGTCATGGTCATGAAGTGGCCTTCGGCCTCTCTCGCCGGGGTTTCCTGTATGCGCCATCCCTCTCCCCACTCAGTGGCGGGACGGGTGCGGTGCGGGGACCTACGGCGTAGTAAGTCGTTATGGGCGGCGGACGCCCAACCACACAAGCCTAAGGCATGCGCGGCCGGGCACCCGCCGACCAGATGCTTACCGAGAGTGCCTGGAAGTTCCCAAGTCCTTGCGGACGAGAGGGAATTACCAGGAGCTCTTGGTCACGCCCGGCAGCTCGCCACGGTGAGCCATCTCACGAAGGCAGACGCGGCACAGGCCGAACTTGCGGTACACGGAGTGGGGGCGACCGCAGCGCTGGCAGCGGGTGTACGCACGCACACCGAACTTGGGCTTGCGGGCAGCCTTCGCGATGAGAGCCTTCTTCGCCATCTCGCTTACGCCTCCTTGAAGGGGAAGCCGAGGTGACGAAGGAGGGCGCGGCCCTCGTCGTCGTTGGTCGCCGTGGTAACCACGGTGATGTCCATACCCCGGGTACGGTCGATCTTGTCCTGGTCGATCTCGTGGAACATGACCTGCTCCGTGAGACCGAAGGTGTAGTTGCCACGGCCGTCGAACTGCTTCGGCGACAGACCACGGAAGTCACGGATACGCGGCAGCGCGAGCGACAGCGTACGGTCCAGGAACTCCCACATGCGGTCACCACGGAGGGTGACGTGGCAGCCGATCGGCTGACCCTCGCGCAGCTTGAACTGCGCGATGGACTTGCGGGCCTTCGTGACGGCCGGCTTCTGACCGGTGATCGTCGTCAGGTCCTTGATGGCGCCGTCGATCAGCTTGGAGTCGCGGGCGGCGTCGCCCACACCCATGTTGACCACGATCTTCACGAGGCCGGGAATCTGCATGACGTTCTCGTAAGAGAACTCTTCACGCAGCTTGCCCGCGATGTCCTCGCGGTACTTCGTCTTGAGACGCGGAGTGGTAGCCATCAGATGTCCTCACCCGTCCGCTTGGCAACGCGGATCTTGTTGCCCTCGTCATCGAAGCGGAAACCGACGCGGGTAACGACCTTCTGGCCGTCCTTCTCCACAACCAGCTGAACGTTGCTGACGTGGATCGGCGCCTCGGTGATCACGATGCCACCGGTCTGCGAGCCACCAGCGGTCTGGCCGGCCTTGGTGTGCTTCTTGACCCGGTTGACACCCTCGACGAGGACGCGGTTCTCAGTAGGGATGGCCAGAATGACCTTGCCCTGCTTGCCCTTGTCCTTACCGGTGATGACCTGAACCAGGTCGCCCTTCTTGATCTTCATGCTTACAGCACCTCCGGCGCGAGCGAGATGATCTTCATGAACTTCTTCTCGCGCAGCTCACGGCCCACCGGGCCGAAGATACGGGTGCCGCGAGGGTCGCCGTCGTTCTTCAGAATGACGGCGGCGTTCTCGTCGAAGCGGATGTACGAGCCGTCCTGGCGGCGGCGTTCCTTCACGGTGCGAACGATGACCGCCTTGACGACGTCACCCTTCTTCACGTTGCCACCGGGGATCGCGTCCTTGACGGTGGCAACGATGACGTCACCGATGCCCGCGTAGCGGCGACCGGAACCACCGAGAACACGGATGCAAAGGATCTCCTTGGCACCAGTGTTGTCGGCGACACGCAGTCGCGACTCCTGCTGGATCACGTCTATCTCCTGTTTGTCTGCCGGTTCCCGGCGGGGGCATCACTCCGAAGAGCTACCGCCCCCACCGAGCCTGGCGGAACGAACCTGAGGGGCCCCTGGGCTTGATGCCCAGGGCCTCAGATAATTACTTGGCCTTCTCGAGGATCTCGACGATGCGCCAGCGCTTGCTCGCCGACAGCGGACGCGTCTCCATGATGAGGACGCGGTCGCCGACGCCGGCAGCGTTCTGCTCGTCGTGCGCCTTGAGCTTGTTCGTACGGCGGATGACCTTGCCGTACAGAGCGTGCTTCACGCGGTCCTCGACAGCGACGACGACGGTCTTGTCCATCTTGTCGCTGACGACAAGACCCTCACGGGTCTTGCGGAAGCCGCGGTCAGTCGTCTCAGTCACGTTCTTCTCGCTCATCAGGCGCTCTCCACCGTCTCGATACCGAGCTCACGCTCGTGCATCAGGGTGTAGATGCGAGCGATGTCCTTACGGACGGACTTGAGCCGGCCGTTGTTCTCCAGCTGACCCGTGGCCGCCTGGAAGCGCAGCTTGAACAGCTCTTCCTTGGCCTCGCGCAGCTTGCCAACGAGCTCCTCGTTACCGAGCTCACGCAGCTCGGACGCCTTGGTTCCCGTCGCCATCACGACTCACCTGCCTCGCGCCGAACAATCCGGCACTTCATCGGAAGCTTGTGAGCAGCGCGGGTGAGCGCCTCACGAGCAATCTTCTCGTTCGGGTAGGACAGCTCGAACATGACCCGGCCCGGGTGCACGTTCGCGATCCACCACTCGGGAGAACCCTTACCGGAACCCATGCGGGTCTCGGCAGGCTTCTTCGTCAGGGGACGGTCCGGGTAGATGTTGATCCAGACCTTGCCGCCACGCTTGATGTGGCGGGTCATCGCGATACGAGCCGCCTCGATCTGGCGGTTCGTCACGTAGGCGGGGGTAAGCGCCTGGATGCCGTACTCGCCGAACGAGACCTCAGTACCGCCCTTGGCCATACCGCGGCGCTTCGGGTGGTGCTGCTTGCGGTGCTTGACCCTACGAGGGATCAGCATGTCGGTCAGGCCTCCGTTCCGGTGCTCTCAGCCGGAGCGGCGGCGGGAGCGTCGGCCTTGGGGGCCTCGGCACCAGCAGCCTGCTGCGGCTTGCGGCCACCACGGCCGCCGCGCTCGCCACCACGGCCACCACGGCCGGCGGGACGGTCGCCAGCGCCGGCGGCACCACGGGCCGGGCGGTTACCCGCACGGGCCGCAGCGTTCTCGGCGCGAACCTCGGCGATGTTCTTGACGTCGCCCTTGTAGATCCAGACCTTCACACCGATACGGCCGAAGGTGGTCTTGGCCTCGAAGAAGCCGTAGTCCACGTTCGCGCGGAGGGTGTGCAGCGGCACACGGCCTTCGCGGTAGAACTCGGAGCGGGACATCTCGGCGCCGCCGAGGCGACCGCCACACTGGATCTTGATGCCCTTGGCGCCGGCCTTCATCGTGCCCTGCATGCTCTTACGCATGGCGCGACGGAAGGAGACGCGGGAGGAGAGCTGCTCGGCAACAGCCTGCGCGACCAGCTGAGCGTCGACCTCGGGGTTCTTGACCTCGAGGATGTTCAGCTGGACCTGCTTGCCCGTGAGCTTCTCGAGGTCACCGCGGATGCGGTCGGCCTCGGCGCCACGGCGACCGATGACGATGCCCGGACGAGCGGTGTGGATGTCCACACGCACGCGGTCACGGGTGCGCTCGATCTCAACCTTCGAGATGCCGGCGCGCTCCATGCCGGACGTCATCATCCTGCGGATGGCGACGTCTTCCTTGACGTAGTCCTTGTACAGCTTGTCGGCGTACCAACGCGACTTGAAGTCGGTGGTGATGCCGAGCCGGAACCCGTGCGGGTTTACCTTCTGGCCCATTACCGGGAACCTTCCTTGCTGCTGACGACCACGGTGATGTGGCTGGTCCGCTTGCGGATCCGGTAGGCACGGCCCTGGGCACGCGGACGGAACCGCTTCAGGGTCGGGCCCTCGTCCACGTACGCCTCGCTGATGACCAGCGTGGAGGCGTCCGGGTGGTTGTAGTTGTGTGCGGCGTTGGCGATGGCGCTGTCAAGCACCTTGCCAACCGGCACGCTCGCGGCCTGCGGGGCGAAACGCAGGACCGCCTGAGCCTCCGTGGCATCCATGCCACGGATAAGGTCCACCACTCGGCGGGCCTTCATGGGCGTGACGCGGATGTACCGCGCCTGGGCCCTGGCTTCCATGGTTGTCCCTTCGGTGTAAGTCATAGTCGTAACCACCCCGCCTTTAGCGGCGCTTCGACTTCCGGTCGTCCTTGACGTGGCCGCGGAAGGTGCGAGTCGGCGAGAACTCGCCGAGCTTGTGGCCGACCATCGACTCGGTGACGAACACCGGGACGTGGATCTTGCCGTTGTGCACCGCGATGGTGTGACCCAGCATGGCCGGGATGATCATCGAGCGACGGGACCAGGTCTTGATGACGTTCTTGGTACCGGCTTCGTTCTGTACGTCCACCTTCTTGATGAGGTGTCCGTCGACGAAGGGTCCCTTCTTGAGACTGCGCGGCATCTAAACCCGCTCCTAGCGCTTCTTGTTCGTCTTGCGGCGGCGGACGATGTACTTGCTCGAAGCCTTCTTCGGCGAGCGAGTACGACCCTCCTTCTGACCCCACGGGGAGACCGGGTGACGACCACCGGAGGTCTTACCCTCACCACCACCGTGCGGGTGGTCGACCGGGTTCATCGCGACACCGCGGACGGAGGGGCGAACGCCCTTCCAGCGCATGCGGCCGGCCTTGCCCCAGTTGATGTTCGACTGCTCGGCGTTGCCGACCTCACCGACGGTGGCGCGGCAGCGCGCGTCGACGAGACGGATCTCACCGGACGGCATACGAAGGTGGGCCATGGTGCCCTCCTTCGCCAGCAGCTGCACGGAGGCACCAGCGGAGCGGGCGAACTTGGCGCCGCCACCGGGACGGAGCTCGATCGCGTGGATCGTGGTACCGACCGGGATGTTGCGGAGAGCCAGGTTGTTGCCGGGCTTGATGTCGGCCGTGGGGCCGTTCTCAATCCGGTCGCCCTGCTTCAGGTTCTTCGGCGCAATGATGTAGCGCTTCTCGCCGTCTGCGTAGTGCAGAAGCGCGATGCGCGCAGTGCGGTTGGGGTCGTACTCGATGTGCGCGACCTTGGCCGGCACGCCGTCCTTGTCGTGACGACGGAAGTCGATCACACGGTAGGCGCGCTTGTGGCCGCCACCCTGGTGTCGAACCGTGATCCGACCGGTGTTGTTACGGCCGCCCTTGCTGTGCAGGGGGCGGACCAGCGACTTCTCCGGCGTGGACCGCGTGATCTCGACAAAGTCGGCGACGCTGGAGCCACGACGGCCCGGGGTCGTCGGCTTGTACTTGCGGATACCCATTTCTCAGTCCTCGTCCGATTCCGGACGACTAGACCTCCGTTAGGAGGCCTGGCCGCCGAAGATGTCGATTCGGTCGCCCTCAGCGAGGGTCACGATGGCGCGCTTGGTGTCAGCGCGCTTGCCGAAACCGGTCTTGGTGCGCTTGCGCTTACCCTGACGGTTGATCGTGTTGACCCCGGTGACCTTGACCCCGAAGACCGCCTCGACGGCCTGCTTGATCTGAGTCTTGTTGGAGCCGGGCGCGACGATGAACGTGTACTTGTTCTCGTCCAGCAGCGCGTAGCTCTTCTCCGAGACAACCGGCTTGATCAGCAGGTCGCGCGGGTCGGTGAAGGTCTTGCTGGTAACGGTCGCCTCAGACATCAGGCGTCGCTCCCTTCGGTCTCATCGGCCTTGGGGCCAGACACGAAGGACTCGAAAGCGGCCTGAGTGAAGACCACGTCGTCAGAGACGATCACGTCGTACG harbors:
- the rpsK gene encoding 30S ribosomal protein S11 — translated: MPPKGRQGAAKKVRRKEKKNVAHGHAHIKSTFNNTIVSITDPAGNVISWASAGHVGFKGSRKSTPFAAQMAAESAARRAQEHGMRKVDVFVKGPGSGRETAIRSLQATGLEVGSIQDVTPTPHNGCRPPKRRRV
- the rpsM gene encoding 30S ribosomal protein S13; translation: MARVSGVDIPREKRVEIALTYVFGVGRTRSKEILAATGVNPDTRVRDLAEEDLVKIREYVDANLRTEGDLRREIQADIRRKVEIQCYQGVRHRRGLPVHGQRTSTNARTRKGPRRAIAGKKKPGKK
- the rpmJ gene encoding 50S ribosomal protein L36, translating into MKVKPSVKKICDKCKVIRRHGRVMVICDNLRHKQRQG
- the infA gene encoding translation initiation factor IF-1, which produces MAKKQGAIEIEGTVIESLPNAMFKVELQNGHKVLAHISGKMRMHYIRILPDDRVVVELSPYDLTRGRIVYRYK
- the map gene encoding type I methionyl aminopeptidase is translated as MVQIKTPEQIAKMREAGLVVAAIHAATREAAVPGATTRDLDMVARKVIADAGAKSNFLGYGGFPATICTSVNEVVVHGIPDDKTVLKDGDIISIDAGAIVDGWHGDAAYTAFVGSGHAPELVELSRVTEESMWAGIAAMKLGNRLVDISKAIETYIKRQPRPTTGEHSLGKFGIIEDYGGHGIGSEMHMDPHLLNYVSRKRGKGIKLVPGLCLAIEPMVSLGTAQTEVLADDWTVITTDGTWSSHWEHSIALTEEGPIVLTSPDCGKAKLAEYGVSTAPDPLG
- a CDS encoding adenylate kinase; its protein translation is MRIVLVGPPGAGKGTQATVLAKTLSIPHISTGDLFRANISQGTELGRRAKAFMDAGDLVPDEITIGMAKDRMEQEDAAGGFLLDGFPRNVSQAEALDVMLKAEGMNLDAVLDLEVEEDEVVKRLAGRRTCRNDGGHVFHIAYQPPKVEGVCDICGGELYVREDQSEDAVRNRLDVYHTQTEPIIDYYKAQGLVSTIPALGEVKDVTQRAMDALKK
- the secY gene encoding preprotein translocase subunit SecY, producing the protein MLTAFARAFKTPDLRKKLLFTLGIIVLFRLGSHVPVPGVSYTNVQICVDQASGQNGGLFGLVNMFSGGALLQITIFALGIMPYITASIILQLLTVVIPKLETLKKEGQAGTSKITQYTRYLTVALAILQGTGLVATARSGALFQNCSVASQIVPDRSIFTTVVMVLTMTAGTCVVMWLGELITDRGIGNGMSILMFISIAAGFIGSLWAIKEQGKIADGWVEFGVVMLVGLAMVGLVVFVEQAQRRIPVQYAKRMIGRRAYGGTSTYIPLKVNQAGIIPVIFASSLLYIPALVVQFSGSTAGWATWIQKHFVKGDHPYYIATYFLLIVFFAFFYVAISFNPEEVADNMKKYGGFIPGIRAGRPTAEYLSYVLNRITWPGSLYLGLIALVPTMALAGFGANQNFPFGGTSILIIVGVGLETVKQIESQLQQRNYEGFLR
- the rplO gene encoding 50S ribosomal protein L15, translating into MAESSPLKAHNLRPAPGAKTAKTRVGRGEASKGKTAGRGTKGQKARYQIPQRFEGGQMPLHMRLPKLKGFKNPFRTEFQVVNLDKLGALYPEGGEVTVADLVAKGAVRKNSLVKVLGQGEISVALQVSVDAVSGSAKEKIAAAGGSVTELV
- the rpmD gene encoding 50S ribosomal protein L30, which codes for MARLKVTQIKSYIGSKQNHRDTLRSLGLKRLNDVVVKEDRPEFRGMVHTVRHLVTVEEVD
- the rpsE gene encoding 30S ribosomal protein S5; this encodes MAGPQRRGSGAGGGERRDRKGRDGGPAAEKTAYVERVVAINRVAKVVKGGRRFSFTALVVVGDGDGTVGVGYGKAKEVPAAIAKGVEEAKKSFFKVPRIQGTIPHPITGERAAGVVLLKPAAPGTGVIAGGPVRAVLECAGVHDILSKSLGSSNAINIVHATVAALKGLQRPEEIAARRGLPLEDVAPAALLRARAGAGA
- the rplR gene encoding 50S ribosomal protein L18, whose protein sequence is MAYGVKIAKGDAYKRAAKARRHIRIRKNVSGTAERPRLVVTRSNRNIVAQVIDDLQGHTLASASTLDASIRGGEGDKSSQAQAVGALVAERAKAAGVETVVFDRGGNRYAGRIAALADAAREAGLKF
- the rplF gene encoding 50S ribosomal protein L6, which translates into the protein MSRIGKLPIQVPAGVDVTIDGQAVAVKGPKGSLALTVKAPIEIVKGEDGVLNVTRPNDERQNKALHGLSRTLVANMITGVTTGYVKALEISGVGYRVAAKGSNLEFQLGYSHPILIEAPEGISFKVESPTKFSVEGIDKQKVGEVAANIRKLRKPDPYKAKGVKYAGEVIRRKVGKAGK
- the rpsH gene encoding 30S ribosomal protein S8; this translates as MTMTDPIADMLTRLRNANSAYHDSVVMPHSKIKSHIAEILKQEGFITGWKVEDAEVGKNLVLELKFGPNRERSIAGIKRISKPGLRVYAKSTNLPKVLGGLGVAIISTSHGLLTGQQAGKKGVGGEVLAYVW